A genomic segment from Pedobacter sp. MC2016-14 encodes:
- a CDS encoding DUF423 domain-containing protein — protein sequence MNKRIILTAAVFGALAVILGAFGAHGLRDKISAESITIWNKGVEYQFYHTFALLFLSTFVRFRNKLIDLAYFSFSFGILLFSGSLYLLASKSITNIGFINYIWPITPLGGLLLILGWMFLFLAALRHR from the coding sequence ATGAATAAACGAATAATTTTAACGGCTGCTGTTTTTGGTGCTCTTGCAGTTATTCTGGGTGCGTTTGGAGCACATGGGTTAAGAGATAAAATAAGTGCAGAATCCATTACAATATGGAACAAAGGGGTAGAGTATCAGTTCTATCATACTTTTGCATTACTTTTTCTGTCTACCTTTGTAAGGTTTAGAAATAAACTGATTGACCTTGCATACTTTTCCTTTAGTTTTGGAATCTTACTTTTTTCGGGTTCGCTATACCTGCTAGCTTCCAAAAGCATCACTAATATTGGCTTTATCAATTATATATGGCCAATAACTCCATTAGGTGGATTATTGCTCATTCTTGGCTGGATGTTTTTGTTCCTTGCCGCATTAAGACACCGCTAA